TAGCTAAGAATGCTTGACACCATTTCCTTATCATTTGTTGAGCTTTCATACCTGAGATTATGCTAGTGGTGGATTTTAGTTCCTCACCTTGAATTGAAATTATTCAATTCCAGGGGTATTAAATATCACCAGCTTATTAGTGCAATCCACATTTGCATAATGTTGAGCTAACCAATCCATAcccaatataacatcaaatgctAGCACCTCTAGTAAAACTAGATCAGCAAACAACTCTCGTCCTTGAACATTCATaggacaagacggataaactATGTCCGTATCCATACTTTCACCCATTGTCGTGGCTACTGATAATGGATTCTGCAAATAAGTGGGTTGTTTCCCCATCTTAATTGAAAAACTCGGCGAAAAAAATGAATGCGTCgcacccggatcaaataatACTAAGGCATCCATAGAAGCTGTAGTAAAGATACCTTGCACAACTGCATTAGAGTCTTGAGCCTCCTATGAGTTCAATGCAAACACTCTGGCTTGACTTCCTTCTTCCTGAGAAGTCTGGCCAGTACCTCTTCCTCCAGCATTCCTTCCTCCACCACAATTGTTTTCAAAACCTCTACCTCTCTAACCAGTAAACGTACTACCGGTTTGACCTTGCCCAGATGCCGCTCGAAACACAGGCCTCCGCTGCTGCTGAAAAGGTTATGCTACACTAGCAGTAGACCCTTGTGCTCCTGACATCAGACACTGTTTAGCATAATGGCCTGGTTGGCCACAAAAAAAGCACGATCCTGGAGCGAGATGACACACTCCATAATGTCTCCTCCGAcaattctggcagaatggaGCTAACACTCCAGCACTTCATGAGCTGCGTCCACTCGAACTAGCTCTAGGGGTATTAAAACGCTTGTAATCTTCCCCTTCTTAAAATTTCTGTGACGTGGCCCAGTAAAACCACTTGGACTGAAGAACATCTGTGTATTGGCCGCCGCAGTAACCTGATCACTCCTCGTCGACATTGGTACAGTAGGATTGACAATCCTTCCAAACTGTACGAACGAAGTCTACATCTGACGTGCACTGTCTATCAGCTGGATCAAATCTTTATTCACATCAAAGACAAGGATGACAAATTTAGGTCCTAAACCCTTGATAAACCTCACATTCACCCTGATTGGATCAGCCATCAAATTAGGTGCAAATCTCCCAATTCAT
This window of the Mercurialis annua linkage group LG5, ddMerAnnu1.2, whole genome shotgun sequence genome carries:
- the LOC126681825 gene encoding uncharacterized protein LOC126681825, with protein sequence MSTRSDQVTAAANTQMFFSPSGFTGPRHRNFKKGKITSVLIPLELVRVDAAHEVLECHYAKQCLMSGAQGSTASEAQDSNAVVQGIFTTASMDALVLFDPGATHSFFSPSFSIKMGKQPTYLQNPLSVATTMGESMDTDIVYPSCPMNVQGRELFADLVLLEVLAFDVILGMDWLAQHYANVDCTNKLVIFNTPGIE